In Amia ocellicauda isolate fAmiCal2 chromosome 3, fAmiCal2.hap1, whole genome shotgun sequence, the DNA window TCATTTCTCTCTTGTATCCTAATATGCCCAGTGCCATCAAGCGCATGTGAGCAATGTCAGACATCAGACCTCGGGTTTCTCcatttcagtttgtgtgtgattAACAGCAAGACTTTGGTTTCTTATAATTACACAAAACCAATACAAAAGATTTCTGCTCAGATGTTTCATAAACTGGAAGTCCTGGTATTTCCCTCATAAGTGTTTCCCCAAACAAACATGTCCTCAGATAGAAAATCAAGGGAAGTTGCTTAAAAACCTGGCCCACAGCTATTGTTTCTAAAAGGTCAGGTTATCAGAAACATGCCTTAACACATAAGACAAGTGTATGTAGCAGGATGTACTGTTATGCAAGAACGTCTATGTTCTACTTGAGATTAATATCATGCAATTTTAAAGATTATCAAATACAGTTAACATACAATAATGCAAATTAGTTTGACCTTTGTTGcatgtatttttgcattttacagCTCCAAAGAGAAGGTTTTTTAAAATGGATTTTCTTACAGATATTTTAAGTTGTGAAAATGCTTGTCAGAGTTTATCTTTGAACCTAACATGACAGTTAAGTCTTCAAAAGGTGAGAACTGAGAATATAACCTGAATGAGCAAGACATTCTaaccacactgaacacacacatgcCACCGCTCGAAAAAGTTCTCATGGCTATCAGCAAATGCAGGCCTATATGCTACATGCCTCATTTGTGCTTGTAACATGAAAATGAAGAATAGACCATGAAACCAGTGTTGCTACTCCAGCACTACTCAATGGGATACATAAAAGCAGCCACTTTTTAAATTTACCACTCAAGACATGGATCatgtcttgttgttttttttaaacacagcagGAAATGAAAACGCTTCACTGGCATTCCACAATCATCTTCAATTCTCTGTAACATTAGTTTATGGATAATCTCCCACTAGTCATCGACTGCAAAGGAAGCCATGATTAATGCAGGTACTGCAGGTAGTGTAAATTTGAGGATGTGCatttaaacaaaagaggaaCACTAAAGAACTTAATACTAAGAAATGGCAATGAATTACAGTAATCCAGAGAATGACCAGTCTACACGTAATTCACATATATAACATCATCACTAACAGTCATAACCACCTTAGAGCTCTTACAGGCTTTTGTAAATGTGTTGCGTGTGACAGGGAACTATTGATACCAGATGCAAAAGGATACGGGTTACTGAACATCCTCTTTAGGTCAACCTTCTCCTTGCAGTACGGGCACGTCTGCTTCTTTCCCACGATGCACCAGCCTCGTATACAGAATTCGTGGAATCTGATGAAGAAAGTGTTAAGGAGGCAAAAGCGGAGAGCAGAGCAATGGAGCAGGATGCCAGAGCACCTTGGGATCTATAGGCGGCTGCAGAATGAGAACCTCGTAGCAGAATCTGCTGATGGTTTGAAGCAAATATTTGGCTGAGCAAATTTAACCAAAATATGGATTTGTTTTGGGAATCTTGGGGAGTTCAGTGAAGTGTGATCTAATTTCTGACACCGACTTAGTCACATCCTTCTGTATGTCGAGTGGAATTCCCATATTTAAACCTTCCCTATTCTTGTAACCTTTTCTATCTTTCCTTCTAACATCTTTGTGCATTAATGACAGCCTGACATTTACAAAAGTTATGTAATGTAATAGTACAACATATAAATGCAGTGGAGAGACTTTAAAGGAGAAGTAAAATGGGGaagttcaaattaaataatcatGCCAACCAAAAAAACTCAGTAGGTGGTGGCCCTTGGGAAAAATATCAATAAGAACTGGAAAACCAAATACACACTTACTATATGTTACAGATGCATTAGGGGTGCGTGTTTGTTCATGGTTAGATCATTATCAAAATGTCATTGTGTTCACCTTACAGAAACCTCTCTGCATGAAAACCGTTATAttgttaattaatataataaatgtatataacccATTTGGAGACCACAACGCTCTTAATCTAGCTGTGCCTGGGTCAAAAGTTCTCAACCTGTACTTAAAACATCAGCTGAAAAGGGGATGTCTTGGTAACACTACCACTCCGACAGGTTTCCTTGTCAATGTtaacaataaacacaaacagaaaccaAATTATATAAAAGGGAACTAAAACAAGAAGTGGCTCTCCACAAGATCATAGTATTGACATGCATAGCTACATCCATCTTAACTTACTACGTCAGGCATGATGTGAAGGCAAGAGGAAAACCTTTCCTGGAGTCTAGTCAAATGAGGTTTCTAAATATAGCAGTTCAAGCCTCCGTGATTAAGTACAGATAATGGAAAACAGATCAACCCATAGCTGAACACGTTTCATACTGACTTGACTTGCACACGTCGGGAAATAAGCGCTCGAGATTTGACTCTTGTTATGGATGGGAACGAGAGAAGGATACACATGGTTGCAGGACAGTCTGTAGGTGTTCTCGATGATGCCTTCCTCGCTTACATCCACCAGGATCTGCTGTCCACACACTGCGCAGATGTTATCAGACAGGTGTTTTGTGGGCATGCCCGACGCACTgtaatactgacacacacaagaGAGAGGAGAACTTTAGCTGTCCACACTTCCCTGTAGTCCAAATAGGGATGTACCCGACTCAGAATTTTGTCGGTCGAATTGCATTTGGCTGTTCAATACAGAGATTCGACTATtcattcctttctttcttttttgttcatAATAGACTATCTGGCAATCAGAAAATCCATTGGCATGAGTTTCAGTGATGATTTTGACCACATTAACATAAGCAAATGCAACAGAGTCATGGGaacattttttgcatttaaaaatcaatagaaGATGCTGCATATGATGCAAGATTTGAATTGCGGTTTATTTGAATTGCCAACAACGTCGGGCTACCATATGGATTTGTCTGAATAATGTGACAGGCAGCAAACATGTATTTCTATTTAAATCAAGCaaaccaaaatgttttatttcactgtaaacattaaaaacaacgtGCAATCGTAAAACACTTGTAACTGGGTTTAAAACAAACTACAAAAATCCCATATAAACCCCACGCATGAGTGTCTGCTCGGCTCTGCGCTGTGAGGCCCGGCTCTCAGCGGCTCTGCTGGAATCACTGTAAACTGACTGAGAATTCtgcaaaaaatactaaaaaatgGATGGTCGCAGCTATCATTTTCACACGCATAGCAAAAATACCACTGGGGGTTGGCTAAAAACACCTATGAATATGTAATATagacaaacacatgaatatatcCAATCTAAATTGGGCTTGATTCCCCTTGATTtaccttttgaaaatataagGTAAATCGAACACAcatgatttttttgtatttctattgGTCTGTTTCTCTGGAAACAGTTCCACACATTTTGGTACAACCCTCTACTTTAAATTGAGTGACAGTTTAGCAGTCAAATCACAGTGGTTCACAGAGGCCAGGGCCTTAAAGACAGGGAGTGACCGAAATTGTCGGTGCCGCCTGCTGGAACAAAATGCTTCTGCCGGCTCAtatacaccacactgtgtttgGTCTCCTGGGGAAGAACGTTCCACGCTCAGACGTGCTGACTCTAATATAGGCCTACATTTACAATTATTGTAATACTCCAATAACTTTTGATTtgactgacaaaaaaaaaaaaaaaaaaaaaaagactgctcGTCTTCTCAGTCGACTGATGGGTCTCCGAATGATGTCTCGTCGACTTTAAGGGGGCAGCCCTAAGTCCAAACCTGGGTGCAAATTGCGGTTTTGAAGTCCTTACCCCTACTGTGGAAGCCATGAAGTCGGCACACATCTCTGCAAAGTCTCTCCCTAGCACACCGTAGTAGAGACCATAGAAGAGCAGGGAGACCCCAAAATCCATGGCATCTTCAGGTTTTATTCTGGAGGGGAGGGGAAAAGCTGCAAATCAACTATAACCTAAGACGCTCGATTTCAACAAATTATGAGAGCTGCTTTCATTTATAGTTTGATTGGAATTCGAAAAAATTGATTAATAGATTAATAACTCAAAAGCGCCAACAAAAAAAGTTCTGAAAAAGTGCCTCTACTGTAATCTTTCATACAATCAATGTCAGCAAAAAACACAGGGCTGCTTTTCTTCAATTTCAATGAGTTCCTTGGCAAAGCCTGTTCAAACTTACAGGGAAATCACAAACCTGAAAATTAAGTTTATGCCAAACAAGGTAAACATGACAGCAGAATATCCCACAATGCCGGTGGTGTAGCTTAGTTTGTAGAGCAGTAGGAACCATTTATACACCAGCCTGCGGAGGAAAGACCAAAAATAAAGAGGTTATCATCTCAGTGGGGTCTCGCTGGGTGAAGCCCAATGGCTAAAGTGGTCgaaaatcagattgtttttgtaaattcaAATGCATTTAGGGCCTTGTGTACATGTATGAGGATAagtgctataaaaaaaaaaatttagtGAAACATTgatattaacttttttttttaacagttgcTTTAAATTGAGGATTAGAGGCATATAAGCAAGAAATCCATTGAGAGTAGTCATTAAGAAAGTACATTATATGTTCTCATTCAGTAAAAGAGCCATTATAAAGCATTTTTCGCACTAGAGAGCAGATTTATTTACTGACTCAATGCATACGTCAGGAGATCAGCCCTTTTTCATGAGCACTGTAAAGCAATTGCTAATAAGTGCCCACACCCAAAAGGAGGCTTTTAACTGAGAAATACAAGAAAACACCTCAAATAAAGTCCCCAGTTCCCTGGACTTCCAGAATTGCCTCACATTCAGGGATAGTTACAAAAATAACTGACTTCTTTGCAATTACTCATGTATGGTTAGAGTCAGACAAAGTAAAGGGTCTCTCTAGTCAACCCAACCCCTCCCCTCCCTAGTGTGAAGGCCTCATGCCGGGAAGGACAGCGTGGGGTTACCTGGGCGTGGTGCAGTTCAGCGGTTTGCGCGTCGCTCTAAATGTAACCAGAGCTGTGACGGCCGAAAACACAAACCACGTCAGCAGGAACCGCCACCAGTGCAGCTTGGTGGTGAAGTACAAGGGCACGACCCACATCTGGAACAAGGTGACCAGctgcaaggagagagagagctctaaCTGACCGGACAACAATTGGGTACTGCACTGGCAAGAGCCTTGCTCCTCGCTTCAGCGGCAGGCAATGCAAGTGATTATGTGGGTATAAATCATTTTGTTCCAAATTACAGATTAAAAAGTTATTTGTCGATCTTGAAGTAATCCCATTGCCATGTAATGGGTCCCGCCTCTAGCTTGTTTCAAACTCTTCCCTCCCTCGTCTACAATACAGCATCAATCACCCATATTTTCAGCATCTCTTAACAGATTTCTTTTTTAGTGGCTTTATGGATCTTAGAGCTATACATTGAAATAATTCCATTCTGAATAATAAAAGCAATCTCAAAACCTGTAATTGAATAAAATAAGGTAACCACATTCAAACTGATGtgtatcattttcattttccgaCCATTAGCGCACAAACCTCTCCAGACCTGTTACATTGAATGTGACCCCCCTCTAGTGGCACAGATGCAGAAGTGTGACCCCCCCTCTGTACAGTGATCTTATTTCATTCTTCCCAGAGCAAGGTGGTCATATAATCTGCTGTATTGAACCACTTATCGATTAATCTCCTGATTCCTTTAAGAATCTCAATTAGTCATTCTATTAACCTGCATTGGTACACTAATTAAGTGGAAGCAACTATGACAATTATTTAATCAAGCATTTCTTTATTAATACTTTGCCTAGTAATTATTACTACTAAAGTGTCAAGCACAGCAcagacaacattaaaaaaaaaaaaaaagctgactaATTATTACAACCCAGACCAATGcgcaaaaacaacaagaaaaaaaagttgtattCAACCAGCTCATAACTTTCTGTTGGCAGTAAGGATATTCGAGCCACAACAAATGTGCAATTTGGATGTGCAAGCCCTCCTATTATATTCTTTTCCAGGATTTGAAGGTGACTGGACATTTTCTTGAAACTGTAAATGACAAAATGTGCTGCTCGCAAACCTCCTTAGTCTGGTTTAGGCCTTCTTGCCCTGGTTAATCTTAGGGAATCCAAGATTCTATTTAGTCAGATTAACATACAAGCCTGCTAAGCAAATGGCACTGTGAGATGTGGCTCTGAATTAAACTTATTGACAAGCGGCTCACATTGTATGACTTGGGGTGACGCTGCTTCCACTGCACCAGCAGGAGCTGGGCGATCACCAGGGTGACGATGAGGATGAGGACCATCTCGGCATGCATGGCCTCGTGGCCCCGGTGCTTGGCGTGCATCCTTGCATGCTCCAGCCTGcagcacacaaagacacacacaagtaAAATGAGGTTGCAGCAGAGTGAATCTGAATTCtactatacatgaaaacaaaggCTTAGCACATACATACTACAATAAAATGATACTAGTGCCCATTACTGATCTGTGTGTACACTTTACTGTGGTAGGGCCATAACACAGCCATTTCCTAGCACTCGGGTCCATTTCTGGTTTTACGAGATACAGATTCTTATCCAGCAACTAATGTTGACTTCCAACAATAATGCCTACATTTCCTTCAATCTTAACTGAAATGCAGTTGAAAGTCTTATTGTGTATGAGTGAAAAGCTGATCTGCGTTTCCGACGAGAACAGATCCGTTTATtcacaaaagacaaaacataaCCTTATCATgtgactgtaaaataaaatgtggagAAGTGCATATTTTTTTATCTCACAGCCATGCATATATCAGTCACTGTTTATTTGTAGCTGCTTTTGAAGGTGAAGAACAACATACACATTTGAAACAGCAAATTGTGCCTTGTTTTTCACGTACTTGTATAAGTGTTAGAGTTTGTGTTCAATTATTTCTGTTATAGgaacaataaaaacacaccTGCCCTGTCTGAAAATGTCCCAGACCTTAGGAAGCCATATGGTCACCCTATCAATTAGCCCCGAGTGTGTGGGGGCAGTTTCTCATACTGctggaaaaaaacaattacattatatGGGAAATGTAACTAAAATCTAATGTTCTCTGTAATTGTTGTAGTGATGTTGTAACCCCTTCTAGTGATGTGCATATGTAgtacattgtgtgtttgttgagtTGGATAAAACTCATTTGCTACATGACAGTGCGTCAGTCCTACAAGGGAGGCAACAGCaatgtgtatataaaaaaaaacagtactgACTGACCTCCACTTCTCCTCTGGAGAGAGTTGTGACATATCAACCTGGAAACCAATAAAGGGGAAATATATTCAAATTACAGTCAAGTTTTAATTAACAGATTTAGTGACAAACGAAACATAAGAGTCAGACAAATATGTACTCAAGGTTAATGGTGCACCATATACATACTGCACTCACATACAAGCTGAACATAAAGGATATCAGAACAAGCTTAGCTTGAACTTGTTTAAGATTATCATCTACAAATATGATTTCACACAAAAGTAAAGACAAACCTTTTCAATTCGATTAAATGACCTTGAAAATAGCAGTTTAGAATATGCATGATAGATTGGGCACTGTGTTTTGcatgaattgtcaaagcaattataTGGACAGATCACAGGAAACACAGGCCCCTTATTCTAGGTACTAGGCAAGAACTGTAGTTTCTGAACAGCTCATTGTGTGTagtatatattgcaatatattgtcACACTATAGGTAGACATTTGTATATGTACAAATTATatccttcatttttaaaactcaATCTATAAACTTAAAATTAGAATTAAAATTTTCATTCACAAAGGATACATATTCCAAACTGAATGTAAAGTGTCCGTTTCCATAGTTGTGCAttgatatatattaaaaacaccaGCTTTAATATGCTTATAAAACCGGTCACACCGCTCTTTCAGTAGCTGCCGCCCTCAGATGGTGTGACACAGATGACAAGAGAACATACATCGCTGGGGACAGGTGTATGTAATGGGACCctcttctttaaaaaacaaacagaaaacatgcaACTTCTGTT includes these proteins:
- the LOC136746838 gene encoding E3 ubiquitin ligase RNF121, producing the protein MAGVFEVEVDGVDHDHGDHDEAHQVDMSQLSPEEKWRLEHARMHAKHRGHEAMHAEMVLILIVTLVIAQLLLVQWKQRHPKSYNLVTLFQMWVVPLYFTTKLHWWRFLLTWFVFSAVTALVTFRATRKPLNCTTPRLVYKWFLLLYKLSYTTGIVGYSAVMFTLFGINLIFRIKPEDAMDFGVSLLFYGLYYGVLGRDFAEMCADFMASTVGYYSASGMPTKHLSDNICAVCGQQILVDVSEEGIIENTYRLSCNHVFHEFCIRGWCIVGKKQTCPYCKEKVDLKRMFSNPWERPHVMYGQLLDWLRYLVAWQPVIIGLVQGINYTLGLE